GGCGAGGTGGGCGAGGAGGTCGTCCTCGAACGCGTCGTCCTCCTCGGCGGGGAGCAGACGGTCGTCGGCGCCCCTGTGGTCGAAGGTGCCCGCGTCGTCGCGAAGATCGTAGAGCAGGGAGTCGACCGCAAAGTGACCGTGCTCAAGTACAAGCCGAAGGTCCGCTACCGGCGCAAGCGCGGGCACCGGCAGCCGTACACGGCGGTCCGGATCGAGCGGATCGAGACCTAGAAAGGACGGTCGTGCCATGGCACAGAAAAAGGGTGGCGGCAGCACGAGGAACGGAAGGGACAGCCAGGGCCAGCGGCTGGGCGTCAAACGGTTCGGCGGCCAGACCGTGACCGCGGGCAGCATCCTGGTCCGCCAGCGTGGTACGCGCATCCGGCCGGGCCGCAACGTGGGCCTGGGGTCCGACGACACACTCTTTGCGCTCATCGACGGCGTGGTGGCCTACGAGCGCCGCGGGCGCGACGGCAAGCAGGTGAGCGTGTACCCGGCGGGCGGCGGATAGTCGCCGAACGACCGCCGGTCGTCGGCCATCCGGGTCGTCCTGCCCGCTCCGGACCGCCGGTGACATCCCCAAACCGGCGGC
Above is a genomic segment from Armatimonadota bacterium containing:
- the rplU gene encoding 50S ribosomal protein L21 → MYAVVDSGGKQYRVEEGQVLRLEKIEGEVGEEVVLERVVLLGGEQTVVGAPVVEGARVVAKIVEQGVDRKVTVLKYKPKVRYRRKRGHRQPYTAVRIERIET
- the rpmA gene encoding 50S ribosomal protein L27, with amino-acid sequence MAQKKGGGSTRNGRDSQGQRLGVKRFGGQTVTAGSILVRQRGTRIRPGRNVGLGSDDTLFALIDGVVAYERRGRDGKQVSVYPAGGG